The Apium graveolens cultivar Ventura chromosome 3, ASM990537v1, whole genome shotgun sequence sequence ctctatcacatagttgactgatgctcagtaagttgtgcttgagaccatcaactaatgcaacttcatcaatgatgacattccctattgaaatcaagccatatcccatagtaaaccctttgctgtcatctccaaaggttatgctagggccagctctctccttaaacccagtgagcagggagaaatctcctgtcatgtgtcttgaacagccactgtccaagtaccatagatttcttctttttccctgcacaccataaaatcaatcaagttgattttggtacccaagtttccttgggtcctttcttgttagcctttctcccagacttcattcctcctgcatctggttgcttgatgaactaacttcattttcctcagaatcagccatgagagccaagttgacatattccacatcttcatcctcttcttctccatcagctgcccagtctttttcttgagtaatgaaagccctctccttttgcttgagcagatcaaaatatttctttttgtaatctacttggtcaaatttcttcttttcagaagttggctttctgcactcacttgcaaagtgtccacttataccacaattgaaacacttgaacttggatttgtccaccatgttcttatgaggtttagtggctctagtgtttttcttaaatttcatctttgcaaatctcctggacagaaatgcaagatgctcatcaataccatcagagtcatcttggctggagttgtcttcattctcagcaacttgctccttatccttgcttgattctgatttgcttgtgccatctttggagtttgatgtagatctcacagtttcttgtctacATTCTTTCTcgttttcagctaccaaggcaactgaacctcctttctttcttcccttctccaatacctcatcctgttccagctctagttcataagtcttcaagattccatataatctttcaaaagtgaagtccttataatcttgagagtttctcaaggagacagtcatgggtttccattcctttggcaaggatcttaaaaatttaagatttgaatccttcacctggtacactctaccatacagcttcagtccattcaacagcttttggaatctattgaatgtgtcatttaaagattcattttcttcaaaatgaaaatactcatactgttgaatgagaagctgcattttgttttcttttacttgttctgtaccttcacacagtagctgaactgtgtcctaaacctctttggcagttgtgcaatttatcacattatcaaacatatccttgtcaagactattaaacaaaatgttcatagccttcttatccttgtggacttcttctgtgtcttccattgtccattctgctctaggttttggaatggattgaccaacagcaattgtggccgtagcaactgtggctactttgtggggaatgtgaggaccattctcaatgcagtttacataaccttcatcttgggagagtagatgaaggtgcattttcaccttccaatggtgataactgtctttgtcaagaactgggatttttactccaatatccttcttactcatctttgttagtttccaagacctttaaactctttgtgtgtcaagagcttgctctgataccaattgttattcctagtggactaacaatgagatttacagaagggggttgaatgtaaatctcaaaactttttcaagttttgagcagttttaaaggctttgtgttcaagataaacaagtgtgtgaattgctttaagctaatacagacagatatatattcaagcactaatgtaaagaacacaacagaccttaaaaacttttctggtggattattgttccaccagagatggtatttcagaaaatctgtgattcaagatgttgatcacagctgcatcctagtacaaactagataatttttctctcaagatttttctaaacagcactggaaaaattcttatctaattactagctgctacttggtttatatatcaccaagtgtacaagtgaagacaaagataaaaatacaataataaaataagttctccacttgtttcttctccatatcactcaagtacttagttgactattgcctctttgtactagagtagaacggctgctttttctgatgttcctgaaattaggcttccacatttcagttatctctgtcaacccatgtgcctctgtctgctgttacaactaccacttatcaactgctatttaacagaacatccgttgaagccttcatccgttgatggctttatccgttgatgtgttagcagttgaaactctatccgttgaagctttagagacatccgttgaagctttgtttctcatccgttgaaggtctttaagacatccgttgataccacttcatttatacaaaattacaaggcatgaaatatttacaattggccttcctatttgcatatcttctagtagtcaacatgacttatattttctctcaacttctaagatttatatcttaaatacagagattgaaatgtgctacaacactagacttatttctaagtaaagctgcaccatcaacggatagccaaagtggtcttatccgttgaggctacaaacactaaacttctacttaagtgttttgttaaacatatcatcaaactaatgcacatatattcctaacaatgtACAAATCTTTTTTACTTTTCTATATTTGCAGATTTTATTCGTTGAAAATAAAACCCACATCAATCTATAAGCATAAATTCATAATAATATCaattaaacaatttttaaaataaaaaattattccCGGGATATAAAAGTGGAGGGTGGTGTGGTCCATATCATTGTCTGTTTTCTCTTACAAATTACATGGGTGCTGATATTTCTGCATCGTGGAAGTGTAACTGTGTTTCTGTATCtatatttatactatattataatagccggaatagagataatttggttcaacagtttggttcaacgataatttcctaatttttattattacaaaaatagataaatagtgttatatatctaataaactactaaattattaaactactactaaatatagtatacttatcctactaaactcCGAATACAatttatcctattattaaaagatataaataatagtgttacatatctgctaaactactaaattgttaaaatactagaaatagtctatttattctactaaattacgaccacatgttattctattatttttattataaatttataatcattatatatttatataaaaaatttaaaaatataatataacttgataagtaaaaatttaaaatattaatggaaaTCCGTGCATAGCAGGGATTTATGCTAATATTGGTAATATTATGTTTACGCCGAATATTTGGAATCTCTTCAAATGTCGATTATATGTTAGGTTGAGAATTTCTCCGGTCTACCGTTATGAAACTTCAGAATCAGAATATGAGTTGGAATTTAAAGATTCGATATTAGCCTAACATTCTGTACAGAAAGCATTTAATTTTTCTATATATCtatatactatactataatagtCGGAATAAACATAATTTGGTTCAACAGTTTGAttcaacgataattccctaattttgattattacaaaaatagataaatagtattataaatctaataaactactaaattattaaactattacTAAATATAGTAGtcttatcctactaaactacgaatacaacttatactattattaaaagatataaataatagtgttatatatctgctaaactactaaattattaaactactagaaataatctatttattctactaaattacgaccatatgttattctattatttttattataaatttataatcattatatatttatataaatattttaaaaatataatataagtgaataaataaaaatataaatattatgggAACTGTAAATCGCACGGATTTATGCTAGTAATAATGAAAACAAAACACACACTAAAGTAGTTAAATAAACACGAGGAGGGGGAGGCACTGCACAAATCTAGATAACAAAATTTTATTACCAAAGTATTGTTACTTCCATTCTCTTCTTTGTTCCGTCTCTCTGTCTCTCTGTGACTGTATTTATTTAATGATATTTAATGATTCTCTTCTTTATTTAATGTTATTTACAGAACATAGACTGGTgttatcttgcaaaacatgttttacaaatatcattatttcaataaaatcatgcaaatctaTATTTACAACTACAAtatatatgttctgcaacatgaaaatttatgttctgcaaactaacCATGTtatgttttgtagaataatatattttgcaacgTTCTACTTGTAAAATCTGTGCAATCAacaagattttcaataaaattgtgatatttgtagaatatcatttgaaaaataatacattttccaacaatttaagctatattttaGTTGCAGAATATATATGAACTCTAAGGACTCCGATCGTATTAAATTTTTTGTAGTGATGTATTAGGATATGGGTCTGATATATATGTTCCGTAACGGTTACTTTTGATTGTGGTGTAGTTGTGGTTTTGTTTTGTTTACATGTTTCATATGTAACTGCCTTTTTATTCTTTTTGCTGTTTAAGTTTGACCAGTTGCTCAAGAATTCTTGTTTCAGAACTAAATGGATGGCATCAATGACAAGTAAGTGATGTTATGAACCCCCTTCTTGtttgattttttgttttttttggtGCCCCTTTGGATTGTGTGATTTAAATTTAATGAGATTTCAATAAAAAATGTTTTAGAACTTAGTTTCCATGATTGAAATCCCATTATCCAAACGGACGCTTAATAAAGTTGTGGTTTTGAGATTTAGTTGATTATAAGTGTATTTGTTGTCTTGGATTTATTAGTGGATTATTATGTGTTATGATTGCGTGAGAGTCTTCTTGAAATGTTGAATTTGTGATTCGTGTTTGATTTATGTCAATTGATGTTATTAGGGGTTTGGTTTGATTGAAATGTGATTCAGTGGAAGTAGATCATGTGTTGTAATAGTGGTTATGGTTGGTTTGTGGTACATTTGTATTGGTTTGTGGTACATTTGTATGGCCATGACCAAAATCTGGACATACCGGTAAATCTTGCTCGTAAGTAGGGTTGTAGGAAGGGTGAGACGTATGCTGACTCTTGGAAATAGATAGGTCGTTGTTCCATTTGTGGTACATTTGTTAGATCAGTTGTTTAATTTTGTTAATTGAATACTCCTATATCAGTGTTTCCCCATTATATGTATATACTGATTTAATCATGATTCCTAAGGTGTATAATTCGATGCCACCGTGTTGTATACTTGTATTATCTAGAAAAATCTAATTGGATTCTGTCATCAGTGTTATGTTATATTGATGGACTAGTGAAGCAGTTCAAAAGCTTGGCTTCCTGATTGACTAACAATATGATTGTTTTTTCTTGTGTGCTAGTTATTTGTTAAATTGTAATATCTGTTTGTAAATGCATCATCTTCCTAATTTACTTAATTACAAATAATAAGATTATATAGTCCATTGTGGAGTGATGTATAGCAATGTTTATAAATTGCAAGCTTGCTTTCTTGGCTTAGGGGACTGCCTTTGGTTCAGCATGGTGCGTGGGGGTTCAAGATTATCCGACTTCattatttgattatttgtatAAGCTACGTGTATGTCAAATATTTTTTTCCTAACAGGATTTTTGTAATTAATGTATTGTGAAATGCAACAGAGACATGTGGGACTTGCCAGACGGATATTATTCTATGCCAGATAATACACTTCCTGGTAAGGTTCATTATGATTTAATTAGAAAAAACCCTGATATGAGTCATTTTTAACTTTGAAAGCTTTTGCTATGACCAGATATATCAAAATACGCGTGGAATGGTTTAAGCCCAAGTGAAGGAGAATTGACGTGCATGTTTGAAGAAAACACTCCTTTAAAAGCTTGTGCGGATCTCCCATATCAAGCTACTTCAAGTGGTATATATGCTCTCCCCAACTTCCGCTACCAACCATGTGGCTCTTTTATGTTACATATTTCTGTTAGATAGACCTAACTTTTTAAGCACATTTATCAAAATTGGAATAAATTACTTGCAGATTATATGAATAAGGATCTGGACCTATTTAGAGAAAACTCTTCACAGATAAAGAGGCGCCGCATGCTACAATTTGATCCCGAGGTCTTCAACGCTCCACTTTACAATGAAGATATATCAGCATCTTTTTTACAATCAGAGGTTGGCAAAGCTCTCAGATTTCCAGTTGCTTGTAATTTCAGTATCATATGTGCCAGTAGTCATGTGCAGCAATTTTTTGTGTCTCAAGTTCCTGTTATTCTTATCATCTTATGCGTTAGGCGTTGCACACTTAAATTTATGTAATACTGGTGCTAAGTGttatttttttctttaaaaaattatgtgTTAAGCGTGGCACACTCAAATGTATTTAATAAAGTGCTATATGTTATTTCTGAATAAAAATTCTGCGTTAAGGTGATAATATTGCAATATGACGATAAGTAAAATTCAGCATTATATGCTTATTCATCTACATATCGTAGGATGTATCCTACGACTTTATCCAAGTTCATTCGAACATCTTTATAATAAGTTTGTCATTTGTTTAGGAGATGATGGATTCATTCGAAGAAGCTTTGCCTGATGTTTCACAGTGGGTTTCAAGCTTTGCAGGTTGATACTTTTTCTGTAAACAAGTTATATTTGATCCTCACTTCAGATCTTAAATCTCGGTTTTACAAAAAAACTGCCTTTCAGATACATCAGCATCCAGTTATGTTCCTCCAGATCAGTCATCTGATGCATGGTTGACCGACTGCTTTGGCAATGCTAATATGCAATTCAGTCTTGAGGATATGTATGTTCATGTGAAGCATTTTAATGTGTGTGTTTGTTTTCTTAATAATTTGGCTAATAAACATTGAACACAGGAATCTCTCTGGTTCATCTGAACTGCAAATTGATATTACAGGTACTTGAATATATGAATTCACATTCAGTACTATGTGCTGATTCTGTTATCGTCTTTTCATCTCAATTTTTTTTCCTATATGTGGTTTTGTCTTCAACACGTCTTGTGTATGTCATTAGCTTATTGCTGTTTTCTATGTTATATATTGTCGATGCACTTTTGTAGAGTTTTGCGACACCCCAGTACAGCATG is a genomic window containing:
- the LOC141712677 gene encoding protein XRI1-like, translated to MDGINDKDMWDLPDGYYSMPDNTLPDISKYAWNGLSPSEGELTCMFEENTPLKACADLPYQATSSDYMNKDLDLFRENSSQIKRRRMLQFDPEVFNAPLYNEDISASFLQSEEMMDSFEEALPDVSQWVSSFADTSASSYVPPDQSSDAWLTDCFGNANMQFSLEDMNLSGSSELQIDITEFCDTPVQHGESSAAPQEYPAKARPKLIFKGKKSYTRPPTKLASSVVYPFAFVKPCGVRGDVTLKDINQRIRTPPPSKSKKMEDPSAAYPTSALTGKPVIGKTKIRTEGGKGSITIMRTKG